Proteins co-encoded in one Trueperella abortisuis genomic window:
- a CDS encoding ABC transporter permease, giving the protein MSFAKAVKIQAVADLRPQLLGLSTLNILIIPALWTFLGRRLTGTIGDLDVSAGHYLVASSLVGFSAMVAYQIAAEMYNEYMAGTLLRVRTLPKGVKIWSTAKLATSAGVILVPQALILLATALFIPGFNLTWTKMALAIPFLLLTLAATAPLGFIIGAFTRSTTALLIGMLVFMALMAISGIFFPLDVLPGWLQGVSKPLPFYHAGIVSRWVFIGGTGNIAMSASVLAAWAILGMIVARKAITLSFSKVSMGTVARAQQKMKNTLGI; this is encoded by the coding sequence ATGTCTTTTGCCAAGGCTGTCAAGATCCAGGCCGTGGCGGACCTGCGCCCACAACTCCTCGGTCTGTCCACGCTCAACATCCTCATCATCCCCGCCCTGTGGACCTTCCTCGGGCGCCGATTGACGGGCACGATCGGGGACCTCGACGTCAGCGCGGGTCACTACCTCGTTGCCAGCTCGCTCGTCGGTTTCTCGGCGATGGTGGCCTACCAGATCGCGGCGGAGATGTATAACGAGTACATGGCTGGCACGCTGTTGCGGGTGCGGACTTTGCCGAAGGGGGTGAAGATTTGGTCGACGGCGAAGCTCGCGACCTCGGCGGGGGTTATCCTCGTCCCCCAGGCGCTCATCCTCCTCGCCACGGCCCTCTTCATCCCCGGCTTCAACCTGACGTGGACGAAGATGGCACTCGCGATCCCCTTCCTCCTCCTCACCCTCGCCGCCACGGCGCCGCTCGGCTTCATCATCGGCGCCTTCACGCGCTCGACAACAGCACTACTCATCGGCATGCTTGTTTTCATGGCGCTGATGGCGATCTCGGGGATCTTCTTCCCCCTCGACGTACTACCAGGCTGGCTCCAGGGCGTATCGAAACCGCTGCCGTTCTACCACGCCGGCATCGTCTCGCGCTGGGTGTTCATCGGAGGGACCGGAAACATCGCGATGTCGGCTTCGGTGCTAGCCGCGTGGGCCATCCTCGGGATGATCGTGGCCCGCAAGGCGATAACCTTGAGCTTTAGCAAGGTCAGCATGGGTACCGTGGCGCGCGCCCAGCAAAAGATGAAGAACACCCTGGGAATCTGA
- a CDS encoding helix-turn-helix transcriptional regulator, which translates to MKEDVVYNRIALLRTDRGVSRRELAEALGVHYQTIGYLERGEYAPSLHLALRIAAFFDLPLERVFSLEEFPPLA; encoded by the coding sequence ATGAAAGAAGACGTCGTATACAATCGGATCGCCCTGCTCCGTACGGACCGGGGCGTGTCTCGGCGCGAGCTCGCCGAGGCACTCGGCGTGCATTACCAGACCATAGGTTATCTTGAGCGCGGCGAGTACGCGCCCTCGCTCCATTTGGCCCTTCGCATCGCGGCATTCTTTGACCTGCCGCTCGAGCGGGTGTTCTCCCTTGAGGAGTTTCCGCCGCTCGCCTAG
- a CDS encoding ABC transporter ATP-binding protein, whose product MLTVTDVCFAYGKNEVLKGVSLSLDAGELLAVLGPNGAGKTTLIEIILGTYAPASGTVSVFDGGPVWTRIGLVQQHWTDHAKWRVSDQLGWVEQAFKAAGRPTHDVDELLARVGLSDKKDQRLGQLSGGQRRRADFATALIGQPDLLILDEPTTGLDPAGKLEIHDLISDAADRGTGVLMTTHDLTEAEKLSTKIAIINDGVVAARGTATELREKLVRPAEVTWVEGGTRQVHPTEHVEQFVSTLDLSAVTGLTITRPTLEDAYLELVGHQRAS is encoded by the coding sequence ATGCTAACCGTCACCGACGTATGCTTCGCCTACGGCAAGAACGAGGTTCTGAAGGGCGTCTCGCTCAGCCTCGATGCCGGCGAGCTTCTCGCCGTTCTCGGACCCAACGGAGCCGGCAAGACCACGCTGATCGAGATCATCCTCGGTACCTACGCCCCGGCGTCGGGAACCGTGTCCGTCTTCGACGGCGGGCCCGTCTGGACGCGCATCGGGTTGGTCCAGCAGCACTGGACGGACCACGCCAAGTGGCGCGTGAGTGATCAGCTGGGTTGGGTTGAGCAGGCATTCAAGGCAGCTGGCCGACCCACCCACGACGTCGACGAGCTGCTCGCCCGCGTAGGGCTCTCCGACAAGAAGGACCAGCGCCTCGGCCAGCTCTCGGGCGGCCAACGCCGGCGGGCAGACTTCGCCACAGCACTCATTGGCCAGCCGGACCTGCTCATCCTCGACGAGCCGACTACCGGGCTCGATCCAGCCGGCAAGCTCGAGATCCACGACCTCATCTCCGACGCCGCCGACCGCGGCACCGGCGTCCTCATGACCACCCACGATCTGACCGAGGCTGAGAAGCTCTCCACCAAGATCGCCATCATTAACGACGGCGTCGTCGCGGCCCGCGGCACCGCAACGGAGCTACGCGAGAAGCTCGTGCGCCCGGCCGAGGTGACATGGGTGGAGGGCGGGACGCGCCAGGTCCATCCGACCGAGCATGTTGAGCAGTTCGTCTCCACCCTCGATCTGTCGGCCGTCACCGGCCTGACCATCACCCGACCCACTCTCGAAGACGCCTACCTCGAGCTGGTCGGCCACCAGCGCGCCAGTTAA
- the argH gene encoding argininosuccinate lyase — protein MEHLALWGGRFSGAPADALSELSRSTHFDWRLARYDIAGSRAHARALHAAGLLDDSELTSMLAALAVLDDDVASGAFAPSPDDEDVHTCLERGLIERAGSELGGKLRAGRSRNDQIATLIRMYLRDQARVIGGKLLDVVDALMRQVECAGDAIMPGRTHMQHAQPVLVAHQLLAHVWPMLRDVDRLTDLDVRLAESPYGSGALAGNTLGMDPQAVAADLGFSTSSPNSIDATSARDLAAEFAFVMAQIGIDLSRISEEIIIWNTKEFSFVTLDDAFSTGSSIMPQKKNPDVAELARGKAGRLIGDLAGLLAVLKGLPLAYDRDLQEDKEPVFDQVDTLDVLLPAVAGMIATMKLNYERMAELAPQGFSLATDIAEWLVRRGVPFRQAHEISGACVATCERLGIELWDLTDDQFTRIDPRLTPAVREVLTVEGSVAARRGRGGTAPERVREQRDEASRRIAELREFTDSRIVAR, from the coding sequence ATGGAACACTTGGCATTGTGGGGCGGTCGTTTCAGCGGCGCGCCCGCGGACGCGTTGAGCGAGCTTTCTCGCTCCACACACTTCGACTGGCGGCTGGCGCGCTATGATATCGCCGGCTCGCGCGCGCACGCCCGCGCCCTGCACGCGGCCGGGCTCCTCGACGATTCCGAGCTGACAAGCATGCTCGCCGCGCTCGCCGTCCTCGACGACGACGTCGCCTCCGGTGCGTTTGCCCCGAGCCCGGACGACGAGGACGTGCACACCTGCCTCGAACGCGGACTCATCGAGCGGGCGGGTAGCGAGCTCGGCGGCAAGTTGCGTGCCGGGCGTTCGCGTAACGACCAGATCGCCACGCTCATCCGCATGTACCTACGCGACCAGGCCCGCGTCATCGGCGGCAAGCTACTCGACGTCGTCGATGCCCTGATGCGCCAGGTGGAGTGCGCCGGGGATGCGATCATGCCGGGGCGCACCCACATGCAGCACGCTCAGCCGGTGCTCGTGGCCCACCAGCTACTGGCTCACGTGTGGCCGATGTTGCGCGACGTCGACCGGTTGACCGACCTCGACGTCAGACTCGCAGAGAGCCCCTACGGCTCGGGGGCGTTGGCCGGCAACACGCTCGGCATGGACCCCCAGGCCGTGGCCGCCGACCTAGGATTCTCCACGAGCTCGCCGAACTCGATCGACGCCACGTCCGCCCGCGATCTCGCGGCCGAGTTCGCCTTCGTCATGGCCCAGATCGGCATCGACCTGTCCCGCATCAGCGAGGAGATCATCATCTGGAACACGAAGGAGTTCTCCTTCGTCACGCTTGACGATGCCTTCTCCACCGGGTCGTCGATCATGCCCCAAAAGAAGAACCCGGATGTGGCCGAGCTCGCCCGCGGCAAGGCCGGCCGCCTCATCGGCGACCTCGCGGGGTTGCTAGCGGTGCTCAAGGGGCTACCGTTGGCCTACGACCGCGATCTGCAGGAGGACAAGGAACCCGTCTTCGACCAGGTGGATACCCTCGACGTGCTCCTGCCCGCAGTCGCCGGCATGATCGCCACGATGAAGCTCAACTACGAACGCATGGCCGAGCTCGCCCCCCAGGGCTTCTCACTCGCCACCGACATCGCCGAGTGGCTTGTTCGCAGGGGCGTTCCCTTCAGGCAGGCCCACGAAATCTCGGGCGCCTGCGTGGCCACCTGTGAGCGGTTGGGTATCGAGCTGTGGGACCTTACTGACGACCAGTTCACCCGCATCGATCCGCGGCTGACGCCCGCCGTCCGCGAGGTACTCACCGTTGAGGGCTCAGTGGCCGCGCGTCGTGGGCGGGGAGGGACTGCGCCCGAACGCGTGCGCGAACAACGTGATGAGGCCTCCCGCCGGATCGCCGAACTGCGCGAGTTTACCGATTCGCGCATCGTCGCCCGATAA